The DNA sequence TATAACAAGTATAATATATTACACTTATAAAAACGATACATTTGAGGTAGTATAAAATGAAAAACTTAATCTTTTATTTTCTGTTTCTTGCAAGCACGATAGGTTTATGTGCACAAAAATACATAGCCATAATCACAGATGATGATGACAATTCCGTCCATTATGTTATTGATAACAAAGTGAATGTTCGAGCCGAGCCGAGCCTTTCCGGAGAAAAACTTTTTCAACTGAATTTGGGTGATGCGGTCGAGATTATTGGGTGTAGGGAGGAATGGGGCTGGATTTTAGAGGGAGGGTATTATGCACCATGGTACAGAATCGTTTGTGAAAAAGGAAGAGGTTATATATGCGGAAGATACATTTCCTGCAAAGAGGCTGTAGGAGATATCGATAATGACGGAGAAGATGAGATTTTTGCATGTCTGTGTATTACTGAACAAAAGGGTGTGGGAGTTTCCGAGTATAAGGAGAGTTTTTATAATGTAGATAAAAATCATATACTTATAAAAAAATCGAGTAGTAAACCTATTCCTCTGGAGAATTTTTCTAAATATGAAGTATCACAAGATACCTCCTATTCGATAAAAGTGTGTGAAAACTTGATACCGAAAGTAAGCTTTCTTATTACGAAAAGCGGTTTCAGCGATGGCGGTATCGGCTGGAGCAGCAAGGGTTATTATTATTTTTCGAATGGTTCATTAGAGTATTTTGCCGGACTTGACAACGAGTTTGAGTACATGGAGTCAGAAACCGAAGAAGAATTTGAATTTAACGGAAATAGAGTAAAGCTCATCAGAACTGTTACAAAATGGGAAAATGAGAAACCTTTAGAACCGAAAATTACCGTTACACAATATTTATGGGACGGAGAAAATTTTATTAAAAGCGATAAGTAGATATCCATAAGATTTTATAGCTTAGATTAAAAAAAATTAAGACTCTTGCCTATTTATCGGCATTGTTGTATAGTAATGATATGAAAAACTCAACTACACCTAAACGTTCCGAGATCGCCAAAAGCGACAAATGGAATATCGAATTACTTTTTAAGAATGAAGAAGAATGGGAAGCAGCCCTTGCTTCTATTCCGGAAGGCGGAAAAGAAATCTTAAAATATAAAGAAGCTTTTTCCAAGCCTGAAACAATCGATGCGGCAACCCTGCTTGCCTGCCTAAAGGCTTCAACGGGAGTTGATAGAATTGCGGAAAAGGTCGGAAACTATGCCTTTTTACAAAAATCTTCAAATGAGGGAGATCCCGAAAACATCAAACGAATAAGTAAATACATGATGACCGTTACAGAGCTTTCGGCTGCCACCAGCTGGCTCATGCCCGCCATCATGGAAATCCCTGAAGAAAAAATCCGCTCATGGATTGACCCTTCAAGCCCCACAGGAAAAGACTTTGCAGATTTTAAGGTTTCCTTAGAAAAGACCTTGTACCTAAAACCCCATACCCTTTCCGACAAGGAAGAAAAGATTTTAAGCCTTTTAAGCGAGCCTCACGGCACACCTAGCCAAGCCTTTTCGGTTTTAACCAATGTAGACTTTGATTTCGGTACAATCACCACAAAAGAAGGGGATATAAAACTAACCCAATCTTCTTATTCAAAGTTTATGCAAAACCCCGACAGAGCTTTGCGCGAAAAGGCCTATAAGCAGCTTTACGGCGTATACGGCGCACATAAAAATACAATTGCAAGCCTGTACACGGGACAGGTTCAGCAAAATGTCGCCCTTGCAAAAATACGGGGCTATGCTTCTGCCAGAGAAAAATCCCTCTATGTAGATAAGGTTCCTACAGCCGTTTATGATAACCTCGTAGATACCATTCATAAGAATTTAAAACCCTTACATAAATTCTACAGCATGTTAAAAAAACATTTAGGCCTAAAAGAACTCCGCCACTATGATGTTTACATGCCCTTAGTCAGCGAGGTAAAAAAAGTTACCCCCTATAACGAAGCCGTCGACATCATCACCGAGGCCCTCAAACCTCTCGGAGAAGAATATGTTAAAACAATCCGAAACGGTCTTTTAAACGGCTGGGTAGATAAGTACGAAAATGAGGGCAAACGCTCAGGTGCCTTTTCGGCAGGCGGATATGACAGCGATCCCTACATTCTTATGAACTATAAAGAAGATGTTATCCGTGATGTATTCACCCTTGTGCACGAAGGCGGCCACTCCATGCATTCATGGTATTCGGTAAGAAACAACCCCTACCCCTGCTATCACTACACAATCTTTGAAGCCGAAGTTGCCTCTACCTTTAACGAAGAGCTTTTATTCAGGCACATGCTTAAAACAAGTACCGACCCAAAAATGAGAGCCTATCTTTTGAGCGTTAGAGCTTCCGATATTCTTGCAACCCTCTACAGACAAACCATGTTTGCAGAATACGAAAAAATTACTCACGCCCTCGTCGAAAGCGGCACGCCTCTTACGGTCGAAAATTTAAGAAGCGAATATAGAAAACTTTTGGAGCTCTACTTCGGTCCCGAAATGGTATTTGAAGATGTAAGCGATTTGGAAGGAATGAGGATTCCGCACTTTTACAGAGCCTTCTATGTTTACAAATATTCAACAGGTATTTCAGCCTCGATGGCTCTTGCCGAAAGAGTTTGCTCAGGCAGCGACAAAGAAAGAGAAGACTACTTTAAGTTCTTAAAATCGGGAGGATCACGCTATCCGATTGAATCCTTAAAACTTGCAGGTGTCGATATGGCAAGCCCGGCTCCAGTACAGGCAGCATGCGATAACTTTGCAAAGATTGTAGACGAACTCGAAAAAGCTCTTGAAGAATTAAAAAAATAAAACCCAAGGGGCTTTAACAAAGATGATTAAGGAAAATGAAGATAAGCTGCCTAATTCCGATTTGTTTAAAGCCTTTTTAAAAAAAGACCTTAACCGCTGTGATTTTATATCGCAGTGGTTAAGTGCTCACAGTGTTCCGCACAGCATAGTAAGCCTTGCACAAAAAAAACATATCATCATAAAATACCCTGCACAATTTTACGATAAGAACTTTAAAATGAAGACCCTTACAGCCCACTATGACAGGGCTCCCGATACCCAGGGAGCTAACGACAATTCAGCCTCTTGTTTTATCCTCATGAACTTTGCAAAAAAACTATGCTCTTACACAAGACCTCACAACATAAAAATCATCTTTACGGACGGGGAAGAAGCAGGAGCCGCAGGCCTTAAAGAACAAGGAGCTTACACTCTCGGAACAGGATTAAAAAAGCTTAAAATGGATGGGGACGATATCTTTGTATTCGACATGTGCGGAAGAGGCGACACTCTAATCCTTTCACGTTCGGGAATTTTCGGACGGGATAAAGCAAAGACAAAAAGGCTAGACGAGCTGCATAAGAGGGCCGGTCTTCTAGCTCAAAGAGCTTGTCCCAATCAATGGCTTTCAATGCTGACGGCTTATAGCGACAATGCAGGCTTTATCGCCGCCGGCCTTTTTGCGCAAGTCATAACCGTTCTTCCAAGAAAAGAAGCCGAGACTCTTTTACACTGCCTCCCGAAAGAAAAACTCACCGGCCAAAACAAAACTGCCATGGGCGAGCTCACGGACATGGTAATAAAAAATAAAAAACCGCCCCAAGGTTCCCCCTTCGAAAAAATAATTCCATTTACATGGCAGTTAATGCATACCGCTGATGACAAGATTGAAACTCTTAATAGCGAAGCCTTTACCCTCACCGAAAAATATCTTACAGCCTTGGCAGAGAATTACCTCTAAAATTTAAAACCCCTTAACTATATCTTAAAAATCTTCTATAATAGAGGGGTATGAGTTACGAACCTCCATTTAAAATTACGTCAAAAGCTATAAATTTGATTTCTCAAATATCCGCAGACATGGAACGCTTCAAAATAAGACTTGAACAAGAAGACGGTGTAAGGCTGCGTAAAATAAACCGAATGAAAACGATACAGGGGTCTCTTGCAATTGAGGGTAATACATTAACCGAAGAACAGGTTACTGCCTTAATTGAGGGGAAACATGTTATAGCTCCCATGCGAGAAGTTCAAGAAGTAAAGAATGCAATTAAGGTTTATGAAAAATGTATGTCCTTCAATCCTTATAAAGAAAAAGACTTATTAAAAGCCCATGGAATTTTAACTATGGGTCTTCTCGATAATCCGGGACACTTTAGAAAAGGAGGAGTCTGTATAGCCGGAAAAAACGGCATAAGTCACATAGCCCCCCCTGCTGACCGAGTTCCATTTTTAATGAGCGATTTATTCGATTGGCTTAAAAATAGCGATTACCATCCCCTTATCAAAAGCTGCGTTTTCCATTATGAGTTTGAGTTTATTCATCCGTTTGAAGACGGAAACGGAAGAATGGGACGCTTATGGCACTCCAGAATTCTTGCAGATTGGAATCCTATATTTATTCACCTCCCCATCGAAAATATGATTTTAAAAAATCAAGCGGCATATTATAAGGCACTTGAACAAAGCACGGATGAAAACGATTCAGGTATTTTTATAGATTTTATGCTTGAAATAATAGTCAAAACAATGAAAAACAGCCGCAAAAAAAGTACTGTAAATGAGACTGTAAATGAGACTGTAAATGAGACTGTAAATCCGATAATAAAATACTTAAAAGAAAATCCTGAAATATCATATGAACAGCTTGCCGAAAAAATGGGAAAATCGAGGGTAACCATAAGCCGAAAAATTTCGGAGCTAAAAAAAGCAGGTATAATCAAACGCATCGGTGCCGACAAAAACGGCTATTGGCAAATCGTAGATAAAAAATAGTCAAAAATTGAGCCATGCAGGCTTCGAACCTGCGACCCACAGATTAAGAGTCTGTTGCTCTACCAGCTGAGCTAATGGCCCGTAAAACGAGTCTTGATTATATAAAAATCTAAAAAAAAAGTCAATGCTATACCGAAGAAAAATCGTTTTTTTTCATATAGACTAAGCCTCAAAATAGTGATATTATCAAAGGATATGTACGACATAATCATCATTGGGGCAGGAGTCGTAGGCGCCTGCATTGCACGGGAACTTTCCAAGTACGAATTAAAAATAGCCGTCCTCGAAAAAGAATTGGAATTCGGCTGCGGTACAAGCAAAGCCAATAGCGGAATTATTCACGGGGGCTATGATGCAAAAGAAGGCTCTTTAAAGGCAAAGCTAAATGTAAGAGGTAATTTTTTAGTGCGCAGCTTAAAAGAAAAATTGGATCTGCGCTTTAAACAATTAGGCTCTCTTGTAATCGCCTTTAACGAAGAAGATCAAAAAGAACTTTCCACCCTCTACGAAAGGGGTTTAAAAAACGGAGTTGAAGGCTTGGAAATCTGGAACAGGGAAAGGCTTTTAAAGGAAGAACCCAATCTTTCAAAAGAAGCCTTGGGAGCCCTCTACTGCGGAACAGCAGGGGTAATCTGTCCCTTCGATATGACGGCTGCCTTTATGGAAAATGCCGTAATAAACGGAGTTGACTTTCTTCCTGAAAACGAAGTTACCGCAATTGAAAAAGAAAACGAAGCCTATACAATTAAAACCAAATCAAACAAAACGGAAGAAAAAAGTTTTAAAACCAAGCTGGTGATAAATGCAGCGGGACTTTACTCCGATAAGATTGCAAAGATGGCAGGAGATGAAGATTTTAAAATTCTCCCCCGTCGCGGGGAATACCGCCTCTTTGATAAAAGCTATACCAATCTTGTAAATCACATCTGTTTTCAGGCCCCCTCAAAGATGGGAAAGGGCATCTTAGTTCTTCCCTCCTATCACGGGAATTTTTTAGTCGGTCCTTCAGCAGAAAATATCGACGATGCCGAAGACACCTCCGTTTCAGCCCAAGGTTTGGCTCAGGTAGAAGAGAAGGCTCTAAAAACCGTACCCTCCCTCAATTTTAAAAACACCATCCGTATTTTTGCAGGGATCAGAGCAAGGCCCGATACGGGAGACTTTATGATATATGCTTCAAAAAATTCCAAGGGAATTATACACGCAGGCGGAATCGAATCACCGGGGTTGAGCTCGGCTCCCGCCATCGGAGAATATGTTGCAGAGCTCGTAAAAAAAGAAGCCGATGACTTAAAAATTCCCTTCAATAAAAAGAAAAACTTTAACGAAAATCGAAGAGCAATCGGACATTTTGCCGGCCTTAGTGCAGAAGAACAGGATTCTCTTATAAAAGAAAATCCGCTCTACGGACATGTTATCTGCCGCTGCGAAACCGTAACCGAAGCAGAAATCGTCGAGGCCATTCACCGCCCTGCGGGAGCCCGCACGGTTGACGGCATAAAAAGGCGGGTACGCCCCGGTTCGGGAAGATGTCAGGGAGGCTTTTGCGAGCCCCATGTCCTCCAAATCCTTTCAAGAGAATTAAAAATTCCGATTGAAAAAATTCAAAAGGACAGAAGAAATTCTCCGATTGTTTACGGAAAACTAAAGGGCGGTGCGGAATGATAAACATAAACGATAAAAAAGATTGCAGCAATTGCAAGAACGAATACGAGGTCGCCGTTATAGGCGGAGGCCCTGCAGGTTTGGCGGCAGCCCTCGAAGCCAAAAAAAACGGAGCATCTTCCGTTCTCATAATAGAAAGGGATTTTGAACTCGGCGGAATCTTAAATCAATGTATTCATGCAGGCTTCGGCCTTCACGAATTTAAAGAAGAATTAACCGGCCCCGAATATGCAGAACGCTTTATAAACATGGTAAAAAAAGAAGACATAGATATCCTCCTCAATACAATGGTAATAGACTTAACAAAGGAAAGAGAAATTACCCTCATCGGTGCACAAGGATTAAAAAAAATAAAAGCAGGAGCCGTAGTGCTTGCTATGGGCTGCCGAGAGCGCACGGCAGGAGCTATCGCACTAAAAGGTTACCGCCCATCCGGAGTTTTTAATGCAGGCATGGCTCAACGCCTTATGAACATCGAAGGCCTTTCTGTCGGAAAAGAAGTAGTAATCTACGGCTCAGGGGACATCGGTTTAATTATGGCCCGCCGCATGACATTAGAAGGAGCCAAGGTAAAGGCGGTTGTCGAAATCATGCCCTACTCAAGCGGCCTAAACCGGAACATAGCCCAATGCCTTGAAGACTACGGTATTCCTCTTTTTTTAAGCCACAGCATATCCTGCGTCCACGGAAAGGACAGGGTTACGGGAGTTACAATAGCCCAAATAGATTCTTCCTTTAAGGAAATCCCCGGAACCGAAAAAGAATTTTCCTGCGATACGGTGCTTCTTTCCGTAGGTCTAATCCCCGAAAACGAGCTTACCCAAAAGGCAGGCATAGCTATCAATCCGATAACAAACGGAGCATTTGTCGATAACGGAATGGAAACCGAAACAAGCGGAATCTTTGCCTGCGGAAATGTTCTACATGTTCATGACATTGTAGACTTTGTTACAAAAGAAAGCAGAACTGCCGGAAAAAACGCAGCCCTCTTTGTCCAAAAAAATAAAAAGGGTGAAGCCGCGGAAAATAAATTCGCCACAAACTCCTCCGGTTCTGCTTTTATTAAAACAACGGCTAAAAAAGGAATCCGTTACATTGTTCCGAATAAAATAAATACGGGAAACATCGACGGAGCTTCCCTCTTTATGAGAGTTGACTCGGTTTATAAAAATGCCCGCCTAATAATCAAATCTGGTGAACAAATTCTTGCACAAAAGAAAACAAGTCAGATGGTTCCGTCCGAGATGATAAACATTCCCCTAAACTTTATTACTTTAAAGACCCTAACCCAAGACATAACTGCGGAGGTAATTTTAGATGAGTAGAGAATTGATAAAAGAAAAATTTACATGTGTGTCCTGTCCGCGGGGCTGTAAACTTTCGGTATTTAAAGAAGAGTCGGGAGAAATTACCGTTGCAGGAAATTTATGCAAGGGCGGCGAACTTTACGCGATGCAGGAAATTAAGGACCCTAGAAGAAACATCAGCTCTACCGTAATAATCGAGGGCGGAGTTCTTTCCTCCCTTCCAGTAAAAACCTCAAGTCCAATTCCTAAGGCCTTAATCTTCGATGTAATGAAAGAAATAAACACAGTCAAAACTCAAGCTCCTAAAAAGATGGGTGATGTAATAATTGAAAATGTGCTGAACACAGGAATAGATATAGTCGCAAGCCGCTCAGTAAGGATTAAAAATGGAAAGGCCGATTAAAATACATGAGGGAACTTTTTATTACTCAAAGCATAAGGTTTTTCAAAACCTCAATATTGAAATCCCTGCACAAAAAGTTACCTGTATTTTAGGCGAATCGGGGGCCGGAAAAAGCACCCTCTTAAAAATTATTTCAGGGAATCTTGAATTAAAATCGGGAAGAATAGAAAACCGGCCGGCTCGCGGAAACTATGCAATGGCCTATCAAGACATGCGCCTTATTCCTCATCTAACTGCCGTAGAAAATATAGAATATGTTTTGAATTCAAAAAATTCTTCAAAACTTGAAAATAAAAAAAAGGCTTTTTTTTATTTAGAAGCTTTAGGCCTTTCCGGCTTTGAAAACTTTTTACCCGCCGAGCTTTCAGGAGGAATGCAAAGGAGAACAGGGCTTGCCAGAGCGCTAAGCTATCCCGCTCCGCTTCTTCTTCTCGATGAAGCATTCGATTCCCTCGACGAAAAAAATAAGTACAAGGTTGCCGATCTTTTTTTATCGATTGTCAAAAAAGAAAAGCGCACCGCAGTCTGCGTAACCCACGATGCACCCTTTGCAAAAAAAATCGCCGACAAGATAATTGAGATATAAGCCTTACCTAAAAAACATTCCAATAAATTCGTCTTTTTCGATTGCACCGAAATAGGCTTTTAAATCGGTTTCCGCGAGTTTTTTGCTTACGGCATTTTTTTCATATTCGCAACCTTCCAAGAGTTTTTCAATTTCGGCAACATCCTTTGTACCGAAAAAGTCTCCGTGAATTTTTAAATCGGAAATCTTTGCATTTTTAATGTTAAAAAACACCTCAATACTTCCTATGGGGAACCTTTCATAGTGGGAGTATTCGGCCTTGGGAGAAGCTCCATAGTTCCATTCTTTAAGAGAAAACCTTTCGGCATATATTTTTTTTACACCATCAAGCTCCGAGGCGGAAAGTTTGTATTCTACAGGTTCTTGACCTTCAAGCTCAAAGATGGCTTTTAATAATTCGGCCTTAAAATCCAAAACCGAAATATCCCGCTTTAAATGTGGCTTTATATTTGTAACCCTGGCACGAACGCTTTTTACCCCCTTTGATTCAAGCTTTTCTTTACGCACATTAAGAGCTTTTGAAAGTTCTTCCAAGCGGACATCAAAAAGAATACAGCCGTTACTCAAAACCCTGCCCTGCCAAACAGACTGTGAAGCACCGATACATTTTTGTCCGTCGATAGTAACATCGTTTCTGCCGGAAAGCTCTGCTTTAACGCCGATTTTTTCCAAAGCATTTATAATTGGAATATAGTAGCGTTTAAAATCAATCATTTGATTTTCCTTTGTTTTTGCAACAAAAGAAAAATTTAGATTGCCGAGGTCGTGATATACGGCCCCGCCTCCGGTTATGCGGCGGACAACCTTAAGATTATGCTCGCTCACATAGTCATCATTTACTTCCTGATAAGCATTTTGATTTTTACCTATAATTACGGCAGGTCCATTCTGCCATAAAAAAAAGTATTCATCGTTTTCAAGCGGCAGATGCCTAAAACAATATTCCTCAAAAGCCAAATTATATTCAGGATCATTTGAATAAGTTTCTAAGTATTTCATAAAATCACTATACAATAAAATAAATTTTTATTCAATATGAGCACCTGATCCGATTATTTTATCTCTATTCAAAAATACCTCTCCCTACCCCTGCCTGTTCCGTTGATTCATAATCATAAAACTTTTAAACCTGAATTTGTTAAAATTCCTTATACCTATAAAATAAGAAACTAAAATAATAAGCAAAGAAATAATATAAACCGCAAGAAGAAACAGAGGATACGATACTCTTTCAAAAAAAGATTTTATCAATTCCAATTTAGGCAAATCTGAAATCATCATCATAGATAATGAAGGAAATAAACCGTATCCTACAATCATAATAATAATAAATCTGAGAAGGCCGCCTTTAATGGACAAGGCTGATAAGATCATACTAAAAGCAATTATAAACGGAAACAAAATAGGCCCTATAAAAATCATAAATTTAAGATCCCATATCGGAATAAAAATATTTATTAAAAATAAGATAAGACCTAAAAACATAAGCGCAAAAAAGGAAGTAAAAATCGAATAAATAAGTTTAGCTTTAAAAAATTCTTTTCCCCTTACCGGCGTTAAGATAAAAACCAAAGTTTGATCATATAGACTAAACTGATTTGTAATAAGGCCATAACAAAAAAATATTAAACCTTGAAAAAACAATATCTTCATTGCCAATGGTATTGGAATCAGCATACCGATAATCATTTCGATAAAACCTATTAAACAAAAAATTCCGCCCAACACAAAATTTACACTATGCATAGAATTAAATATTATAGCCCTTATTTTTTTCATTTTAAATTTTTCTCCTCGTATAAAAATACATAATATCTTCAAGACTTGCATCTTCGCAAACCATTCCGGTAAATCTTTGATTTTCCTTATCAGAAACCAAAACTTCATAAGCATAATCGGTTTTTCTATAACCGATATAATCATTACTATACAATGACTTAAAAGTTTTTTCATCTATTTTTAAAAGCCCGTAATTTTTATTTATATTTTCTAAAGAAGAATCAAAAACTTTTTTACCCTCGCTTATAAAAACAATCTCATCGCAAATTTTTTCAAGTTCATTTGTTTGATGGCTCGAAATTAAAATCGAATGATTTTCATCGAGCATAAAGTTTCTTAAAAGATCCAAAAATTCTTTTTTGGAAACAGGATCTAAAAAATTAAGAGGCTCATCTAAAATCAAAAGCTCTGCCCCGTGGGAGAGGGCTATAGCAATTTGAAGTTTTTGCATAGTTCCCGAAGACAAGGCAGTCAAAAGTCTTGTAGTAGGAATTTTAAAATCATTTAGATATTTTTTGTAAAGGTCCTGATTCCAATTTTTATAAACACCCGAAAAAAATCTTCCAAGTTTTTTAGGTGTATACAATATAGGCAAAAAATTATCGTTTATAACAAAGCCTATCTTTTCCTTTATTTCTATATTCTCTCTTTTAAGCTCTTCACCAAAGAGAAAGATTTTTCCGCTTTCAGGGAAGAACATATCAAGTAGGAGGCGGATAAGAGTTGTTTTCCCTGCACCGTTTTCTCCTATCAAACCCGCAACGCAGCCCCTCGGAACCGAAAAAGAAATATCGTTTAACGAAAAAGCTTTTTTCCCTCGTCCTATCGAGAATTTAAGTTTTTCGATTTTTAATACATCATCAGATATCATAAACACCCCCTATAAGTCTAATAAATACGTCTAAGGACTTCATATAAATCCTCAGCATTTAGATTAATTTTTTTTGCTTGACCGCAAACTTCTTTTAATTTTTCTTCAATGCTTTTTTTTATTGATTTTTCAATCTTTTTAAAATTTACATCGGCAACAAAATACCCCTTCGCAGGAACCGAATACAAAAAGCCCTCGCGGGCCAAGTCTTCATAAGACCGCTTTGTAGTGATGACGCTCACACGCAAAGATGCCGCCAAGGCCCTCATCGAAGGCATCGGCTCCTCTTTTTTTAAAGAGCCTGATAAAATTTGATTTTTTATCTGTTCTGAAAGCTGCTCATAAAGAGGAACCCCTGAAGAATTATTTAAAAAAATATTCACTCTTACTCCGTCTCCTGTTATTCTGTATATATTAAATATATACAGAATAACAATCTTTGTCAAGAGGAAAATTGAAAAAAGATACATTTTAATACAAAAATTTAAAGTTACTTAAAGACAAAAATCTTGACATTTTTAATAATGTTTGTCATAATCTACCTTAAAGTATGATAGAACTTAAAAATATTAACAAAACATATAAAACGCAGGAAAGAAGATTCGGCCTTTTAGGTATCATAAAAGATATGTTTAAACCCGATTATTCTGAAGTTAAGGCTTTAACGGATATTTCCTTCAAGATTGAAAATAATGAAAATGTTGCGATAGTCGGAAAAAACGGTTCGGGGAAATCGACTTTAATAAAAATTATTTCCGGTATTTTACGGCCTACGAGCGGAGAAATCTTATTCAATCACAAAAACATCTATGAAAATCAAAAAGAATACAAACGGAATATCGGCGTCATCTTCGGTCAAAGAAGTCAGCTCTATCAGAATATGATTTTTAGAGAATCCTTAGAGCCTTTTAGGCTTATTTATAAAATCGAAAAAGATGAAGCAAATAAAAGACTTAACACTCTTATTGATTTATTTAAGCTTGAAAATCTTTTAAAAAAGCCTATTAGAGAAATGTCTTTAGGACAAAAAATGAAGTGTGAAATCGCTTTGGTTTTATTTCATAATCCTAAAATCCTTCTTTTAGATGAGCCGACAATA is a window from the Treponema denticola genome containing:
- a CDS encoding M28 family peptidase, whose amino-acid sequence is MIKENEDKLPNSDLFKAFLKKDLNRCDFISQWLSAHSVPHSIVSLAQKKHIIIKYPAQFYDKNFKMKTLTAHYDRAPDTQGANDNSASCFILMNFAKKLCSYTRPHNIKIIFTDGEEAGAAGLKEQGAYTLGTGLKKLKMDGDDIFVFDMCGRGDTLILSRSGIFGRDKAKTKRLDELHKRAGLLAQRACPNQWLSMLTAYSDNAGFIAAGLFAQVITVLPRKEAETLLHCLPKEKLTGQNKTAMGELTDMVIKNKKPPQGSPFEKIIPFTWQLMHTADDKIETLNSEAFTLTEKYLTALAENYL
- a CDS encoding NAD(P)/FAD-dependent oxidoreductase, whose product is MYDIIIIGAGVVGACIARELSKYELKIAVLEKELEFGCGTSKANSGIIHGGYDAKEGSLKAKLNVRGNFLVRSLKEKLDLRFKQLGSLVIAFNEEDQKELSTLYERGLKNGVEGLEIWNRERLLKEEPNLSKEALGALYCGTAGVICPFDMTAAFMENAVINGVDFLPENEVTAIEKENEAYTIKTKSNKTEEKSFKTKLVINAAGLYSDKIAKMAGDEDFKILPRRGEYRLFDKSYTNLVNHICFQAPSKMGKGILVLPSYHGNFLVGPSAENIDDAEDTSVSAQGLAQVEEKALKTVPSLNFKNTIRIFAGIRARPDTGDFMIYASKNSKGIIHAGGIESPGLSSAPAIGEYVAELVKKEADDLKIPFNKKKNFNENRRAIGHFAGLSAEEQDSLIKENPLYGHVICRCETVTEAEIVEAIHRPAGARTVDGIKRRVRPGSGRCQGGFCEPHVLQILSRELKIPIEKIQKDRRNSPIVYGKLKGGAE
- a CDS encoding ATP-binding cassette domain-containing protein — its product is MERPIKIHEGTFYYSKHKVFQNLNIEIPAQKVTCILGESGAGKSTLLKIISGNLELKSGRIENRPARGNYAMAYQDMRLIPHLTAVENIEYVLNSKNSSKLENKKKAFFYLEALGLSGFENFLPAELSGGMQRRTGLARALSYPAPLLLLDEAFDSLDEKNKYKVADLFLSIVKKEKRTAVCVTHDAPFAKKIADKIIEI
- a CDS encoding DUF1667 domain-containing protein is translated as MSRELIKEKFTCVSCPRGCKLSVFKEESGEITVAGNLCKGGELYAMQEIKDPRRNISSTVIIEGGVLSSLPVKTSSPIPKALIFDVMKEINTVKTQAPKKMGDVIIENVLNTGIDIVASRSVRIKNGKAD
- a CDS encoding NAD(P)/FAD-dependent oxidoreductase, with protein sequence MININDKKDCSNCKNEYEVAVIGGGPAGLAAALEAKKNGASSVLIIERDFELGGILNQCIHAGFGLHEFKEELTGPEYAERFINMVKKEDIDILLNTMVIDLTKEREITLIGAQGLKKIKAGAVVLAMGCRERTAGAIALKGYRPSGVFNAGMAQRLMNIEGLSVGKEVVIYGSGDIGLIMARRMTLEGAKVKAVVEIMPYSSGLNRNIAQCLEDYGIPLFLSHSISCVHGKDRVTGVTIAQIDSSFKEIPGTEKEFSCDTVLLSVGLIPENELTQKAGIAINPITNGAFVDNGMETETSGIFACGNVLHVHDIVDFVTKESRTAGKNAALFVQKNKKGEAAENKFATNSSGSAFIKTTAKKGIRYIVPNKINTGNIDGASLFMRVDSVYKNARLIIKSGEQILAQKKTSQMVPSEMINIPLNFITLKTLTQDITAEVILDE
- a CDS encoding Fic family protein, giving the protein MSYEPPFKITSKAINLISQISADMERFKIRLEQEDGVRLRKINRMKTIQGSLAIEGNTLTEEQVTALIEGKHVIAPMREVQEVKNAIKVYEKCMSFNPYKEKDLLKAHGILTMGLLDNPGHFRKGGVCIAGKNGISHIAPPADRVPFLMSDLFDWLKNSDYHPLIKSCVFHYEFEFIHPFEDGNGRMGRLWHSRILADWNPIFIHLPIENMILKNQAAYYKALEQSTDENDSGIFIDFMLEIIVKTMKNSRKKSTVNETVNETVNETVNPIIKYLKENPEISYEQLAEKMGKSRVTISRKISELKKAGIIKRIGADKNGYWQIVDKK
- the pepF gene encoding oligoendopeptidase F translates to MKNSTTPKRSEIAKSDKWNIELLFKNEEEWEAALASIPEGGKEILKYKEAFSKPETIDAATLLACLKASTGVDRIAEKVGNYAFLQKSSNEGDPENIKRISKYMMTVTELSAATSWLMPAIMEIPEEKIRSWIDPSSPTGKDFADFKVSLEKTLYLKPHTLSDKEEKILSLLSEPHGTPSQAFSVLTNVDFDFGTITTKEGDIKLTQSSYSKFMQNPDRALREKAYKQLYGVYGAHKNTIASLYTGQVQQNVALAKIRGYASAREKSLYVDKVPTAVYDNLVDTIHKNLKPLHKFYSMLKKHLGLKELRHYDVYMPLVSEVKKVTPYNEAVDIITEALKPLGEEYVKTIRNGLLNGWVDKYENEGKRSGAFSAGGYDSDPYILMNYKEDVIRDVFTLVHEGGHSMHSWYSVRNNPYPCYHYTIFEAEVASTFNEELLFRHMLKTSTDPKMRAYLLSVRASDILATLYRQTMFAEYEKITHALVESGTPLTVENLRSEYRKLLELYFGPEMVFEDVSDLEGMRIPHFYRAFYVYKYSTGISASMALAERVCSGSDKEREDYFKFLKSGGSRYPIESLKLAGVDMASPAPVQAACDNFAKIVDELEKALEELKK
- a CDS encoding SH3 domain-containing protein, producing MKNLIFYFLFLASTIGLCAQKYIAIITDDDDNSVHYVIDNKVNVRAEPSLSGEKLFQLNLGDAVEIIGCREEWGWILEGGYYAPWYRIVCEKGRGYICGRYISCKEAVGDIDNDGEDEIFACLCITEQKGVGVSEYKESFYNVDKNHILIKKSSSKPIPLENFSKYEVSQDTSYSIKVCENLIPKVSFLITKSGFSDGGIGWSSKGYYYFSNGSLEYFAGLDNEFEYMESETEEEFEFNGNRVKLIRTVTKWENEKPLEPKITVTQYLWDGENFIKSDK